A window of Halobellus sp. LT62 contains these coding sequences:
- a CDS encoding class 1 fructose-bisphosphatase, with protein sequence MATNKDSSPTEPAPTNTTVNAVLDTVARSAPDIRNGLPGRRVAIEGTNPSGESQKAADVYADELLCERIGEIPNVGEYASEERESVVDVGSGLSVCVDPLDGSSNLEPNAAMGTIVAIYDAPLPATGRDIVAAAYVLYGATTTMIVALENKDTVAEYVIHPDGNYQIVQGEMTIPDGPSVYGFGGRVPYWVDEFKAYVEEIESDPGMKLRYGGAMIGDVNQVLTYGGIFGYPTLTNAPEGKLRVQFEGYPVGYILETAGGASSDGQQSLLDVEKDDLHARTPVYVGNESLIDDLESALAGRD encoded by the coding sequence ATGGCCACGAACAAAGATTCCTCGCCGACCGAGCCCGCACCGACCAACACGACCGTAAACGCCGTTCTCGACACTGTGGCGCGCTCTGCGCCCGACATCCGCAACGGCCTTCCGGGTCGGCGTGTTGCGATCGAAGGCACGAACCCCTCCGGAGAGTCGCAGAAGGCGGCCGACGTCTACGCCGACGAGCTGCTCTGCGAGCGGATCGGCGAGATCCCGAACGTCGGCGAGTACGCCAGCGAGGAGCGCGAGTCGGTCGTCGATGTCGGCTCCGGACTGTCGGTCTGCGTCGACCCGCTCGACGGCTCCTCGAACCTCGAACCCAACGCCGCGATGGGGACGATCGTCGCCATCTACGACGCCCCGCTCCCGGCGACCGGTCGGGATATCGTCGCCGCGGCGTACGTGCTCTACGGCGCGACAACGACGATGATCGTGGCGTTAGAGAACAAAGACACCGTCGCCGAGTACGTCATCCACCCCGACGGCAACTACCAGATCGTGCAGGGCGAGATGACGATCCCCGACGGCCCGTCGGTGTACGGCTTCGGCGGCCGCGTCCCCTACTGGGTCGACGAATTCAAAGCGTACGTCGAGGAGATCGAGTCCGATCCGGGGATGAAACTGCGCTACGGCGGCGCGATGATCGGCGACGTCAACCAAGTGCTCACCTACGGCGGTATCTTCGGGTATCCGACGCTGACGAACGCACCGGAGGGCAAACTGCGCGTCCAGTTCGAGGGATACCCGGTCGGCTACATTTTGGAGACCGCCGGCGGTGCCTCCTCGGACGGCCAACAGTCGCTGCTCGACGTCGAGAAGGACGATCTCCACGCCCGAACTCCGGTCTACGTGGGGAACGAGAGCCTCATCGACGACTTGGAGTCTGCGCTCGCCGGCCGCGACTGA
- a CDS encoding helix-hairpin-helix domain-containing protein has protein sequence MEVQAKGESVSEDGDSENVSDADERDRTASEIDGPVRATSDDYVDLDIPLPWNTVSDSERSTDPESENDESEAAGQSGDATDASGDTSGANNDATDASGDATDTSAADADGGSTGEDGSKPIPDAFEDILFVGPKSAAALRESSVSLSDFANKRVAYRDLTEAGVNPGVAAKIRREHSLSWSFDGGGTDLDRRSAQVRGLADGERAWVAASSGWSDDTATETDGSGDAAAAEAAWRDRGTDDAGSTGESSMDAETAWREQSVPTPVTALDGIDAETARTLRRAGIGSVRRLATADPESVADALDVDRDSVDEWRRLARNYEM, from the coding sequence GTGGAGGTACAAGCCAAGGGGGAAAGCGTGAGCGAGGACGGCGATTCCGAGAACGTGTCAGACGCCGACGAACGCGACCGGACGGCGAGCGAGATCGACGGCCCGGTGAGAGCCACGAGCGACGACTACGTCGACCTCGACATCCCGCTCCCGTGGAACACCGTCTCCGACAGCGAGCGGTCCACAGATCCCGAAAGTGAGAACGACGAAAGCGAGGCCGCCGGTCAGAGCGGCGATGCGACCGACGCGAGTGGCGATACAAGTGGCGCGAACAACGATGCAACCGACGCGAGTGGCGATGCGACCGACACGAGCGCCGCCGACGCGGACGGCGGGTCGACCGGAGAGGATGGCTCGAAACCGATTCCGGACGCCTTCGAGGACATCCTGTTCGTGGGGCCGAAGAGCGCGGCCGCGCTTCGCGAATCGTCGGTGTCGCTCTCCGACTTCGCGAACAAGCGGGTCGCGTACCGCGACCTGACAGAGGCCGGCGTCAACCCGGGTGTCGCGGCGAAGATCAGGCGCGAGCACTCGCTGTCGTGGTCGTTCGACGGCGGCGGAACGGACCTCGATCGCCGATCCGCGCAGGTCCGCGGCCTCGCTGACGGCGAACGGGCGTGGGTCGCCGCCTCCTCGGGGTGGTCGGACGACACCGCGACCGAGACCGACGGCTCCGGGGACGCCGCGGCGGCCGAAGCGGCGTGGCGAGATCGAGGAACCGATGACGCGGGATCGACCGGAGAATCGTCGATGGACGCCGAGACCGCGTGGCGCGAGCAGAGCGTTCCGACACCCGTGACCGCGCTCGACGGGATCGACGCCGAGACGGCACGGACGCTCCGGCGGGCGGGGATCGGCTCGGTCCGGCGGCTCGCGACGGCCGATCCAGAGAGCGTCGCCGACGCGCTCGACGTCGACCGCGACAGCGTCGACGAATGGCGTCGACTCGCGCGGAACTACGAGATGTGA
- a CDS encoding PrsW family intramembrane metalloprotease codes for MKRPLREHLSSIRRIARWEVSRSAGIVDRRTAILGVLALLLVGTVIGGGLLAGGVALDRDIYRVGVASDSPYYEPVERSVALDAREPTPDAISDGDVELSIRDGGVLVANSPKGEAALSEFRSAVRRYNFERMRAEENGSAAFPVVTVLQYVSRSESLPDGALAEDEGDQDGFGEGDDGDGTGGADDGSASDGDDGSASSGSSGGALGVPALSGINPLSGGGSGSPADIQPPFPFGALILAFAFLVPMNFVVQAYGSTMLNERINRRGELLLVAPVSPGDIVAGKTLPYFATMLGVTALVALGVGGSLISVAAVLPIALLFLAATFAGAMFARSFKELTFVTVTVSVFLTAYTFVPAIFANVTPIALISPLTLVVRDLQPLESVTPGAFVFATAPFLLCSGVLFLLGVGIYREEDLFTQRPVPLKFLDALDARVSRPRDVAVLSGLSIPFVFVAELLAIAVLFALPVSLTIPLLLFVVALVEEVAKSVHIYAAFESGTFPRARRVALTLGAFSGLGFFVGEKFTAVAQVVGLPELALGQAALAPSGIGIFSAAGLLFAPLALHVLTAGITALGAMRDLRWYGAAFVVSVLVHTAYNLSVVTYLG; via the coding sequence GTGAAGCGGCCGCTCCGCGAGCACCTGTCGTCGATCCGCCGAATCGCACGCTGGGAGGTGTCGCGCTCGGCGGGCATCGTCGATAGGCGAACGGCGATCTTAGGTGTGCTCGCGCTCCTCCTCGTCGGAACGGTCATCGGCGGCGGCCTCCTCGCGGGCGGCGTCGCGCTCGACCGCGACATCTACCGCGTCGGCGTCGCGAGCGACAGTCCGTACTACGAACCGGTCGAACGGAGCGTCGCCCTCGACGCGCGGGAGCCGACGCCCGACGCCATCAGCGACGGCGACGTGGAGCTATCGATTCGCGACGGCGGCGTTCTCGTCGCGAACTCGCCGAAAGGCGAGGCGGCGCTCTCGGAGTTTCGATCCGCCGTTCGGCGCTACAACTTCGAGCGGATGCGCGCCGAAGAGAACGGTTCGGCGGCCTTCCCGGTCGTGACCGTACTGCAGTACGTTTCCCGCTCGGAATCGCTTCCGGACGGGGCCCTCGCCGAAGACGAGGGTGACCAAGACGGCTTCGGCGAGGGAGACGACGGCGACGGGACGGGCGGAGCCGACGACGGGAGTGCATCGGACGGCGACGACGGATCCGCCTCGTCGGGATCGAGCGGCGGCGCGCTCGGCGTGCCCGCGCTCTCGGGGATCAACCCGCTGAGCGGCGGGGGATCCGGATCGCCGGCGGACATCCAGCCGCCGTTCCCCTTCGGGGCGCTCATCCTCGCGTTCGCCTTCCTCGTGCCGATGAATTTCGTCGTGCAGGCGTACGGTAGCACGATGCTCAACGAGCGGATCAACCGCCGCGGCGAACTCCTGCTCGTCGCGCCCGTCTCTCCGGGCGACATCGTCGCCGGAAAGACGCTTCCGTACTTCGCGACGATGCTCGGCGTGACCGCGCTCGTCGCGCTCGGCGTCGGCGGCAGTCTCATCTCCGTCGCGGCGGTCCTCCCGATCGCGCTGCTCTTTCTCGCGGCGACGTTCGCCGGGGCGATGTTCGCGCGCTCGTTCAAGGAACTCACCTTCGTCACCGTCACGGTTTCGGTGTTTCTGACCGCCTACACGTTCGTTCCGGCGATTTTCGCGAACGTGACGCCGATCGCGCTCATCTCGCCACTGACGCTCGTCGTCCGCGACCTGCAACCGCTGGAGTCGGTCACGCCGGGCGCGTTCGTCTTCGCGACCGCGCCGTTTCTCCTGTGTTCGGGCGTGTTGTTCCTGCTCGGGGTCGGCATCTACCGCGAGGAGGATCTGTTCACCCAGCGGCCGGTCCCGCTGAAGTTCCTCGACGCGCTCGACGCCCGCGTGTCGAGACCGCGCGACGTCGCCGTCCTGTCGGGGCTGTCGATTCCGTTCGTGTTCGTCGCAGAGCTGCTCGCGATCGCCGTGCTCTTCGCGCTCCCGGTCTCACTGACGATCCCGCTCTTGCTCTTCGTCGTCGCGCTCGTCGAGGAGGTCGCGAAGAGCGTTCATATCTACGCCGCCTTCGAGAGCGGGACGTTCCCGCGGGCTCGACGCGTCGCGCTGACCCTCGGCGCATTCTCGGGGCTCGGGTTCTTCGTCGGCGAGAAGTTCACCGCCGTCGCGCAGGTCGTCGGCCTGCCCGAGTTGGCGCTGGGACAGGCCGCGCTCGCGCCTTCGGGGATCGGGATCTTCTCCGCCGCGGGTCTGCTGTTCGCGCCGCTCGCCCTCCACGTCCTCACAGCGGGGATTACCGCGCTGGGCGCGATGCGCGACCTGCGGTGGTACGGCGCGGCGTTCGTCGTGAGCGTGCTCGTTCACACGGCCTACAACCTCTCGGTGGTGACGTACCTTGGCTGA
- a CDS encoding FAD-binding and (Fe-S)-binding domain-containing protein, with protein MPTRDSDAVPDGGVARATPARDARSDYQYVSESVERPDLVRALESRIDGEVRFDTYTRQMYATDASAYEVTPIGVVFPTSTDDVASVVAYCADEEIPVLPRGGGTSLAGQTVNEAVVLDFTRHMDAVRDVDPDAREARVQAGTVLATLNDRAAEHGLTFGPDPAAGNRSAIGGAIGNNSTGAHSLVYEKTDHYVEEAEVVLADGTVTTFGEVAVEELRERANPDGDAEERVAAGVVAVLDEHTEEIHERFPEMKRNVSGYNLDRLVAEAEGRRGEEGVVNLARLLAGSEGTLAVVTEATVSLEPLPETKSVALLTYDSVVETVSDVVHVLEHEPAAVELIDDVLIELASNTTEFADVVAKLPERTEAALLVEFYAESDEDGREKVRELLADRVPGRADGDRANGDDGDSGLAADTDDDSDAVADETEHYAFDALEAHDKADRKELWKLRKSGLPILLGRTSDAKHISFLEDCAVPPEHLPRFVTEFQSVLEEHDTFASFYAHAGPGVLHVRPLINTKSQTDLDAMEAIGDAVTDLVVELGGSVSGEHGDGRARTQWNRKLYGDDLWFAFQDLKTAFDPDWLLNPGQVCGDVALTENLRFDPEYEFEAGFDSALNWENENGMQGMVELCHGCGGCRTQQTEGGVMCPTFRAADEEITATRGRANMLRQAMSGDLPDDPTDETFVTEVMDLCIGCKGCANDCPSEVDLAKLKAEVTHAHHEEHGSSLRSKLFANVDTLAKMGSAFAPVSNWAARVPGARTVLEKTIGIASDRTLPTFERETLQDWFEARGGCRVAPTDAERQAVLLPDTYTNYSHPAVGKAAVEVLEAAGVYVEVADVTDSGRPAFSKGFLDVARESAAETVEALAPQIEQGWDVVVAEPSDAVMLQSDYGDLLSGPDVETVQANSYGVCEYLDVFRLDEAIDFDAPDRSLAYHGHCHQKATKKDHHAVGVLRRAGYAVDPLDSGCCGMAGSFGYEAEHRAMSQAIGDTLKGQVDASEAESVVAPGASCRTQLNDLGAAIDQSLLPERDVEREGPPTPIEALAAGLANR; from the coding sequence ATGCCTACTCGCGACAGCGATGCCGTTCCCGACGGCGGCGTGGCTCGCGCCACACCGGCGAGAGACGCTCGGTCCGACTACCAGTACGTCTCCGAGTCGGTCGAGCGGCCGGATCTCGTCCGCGCGCTCGAATCTCGGATCGACGGAGAGGTCCGATTCGATACGTACACGCGTCAGATGTACGCCACCGACGCGAGCGCCTACGAGGTGACGCCCATCGGCGTGGTGTTCCCGACCTCGACGGATGATGTCGCCAGCGTGGTCGCCTACTGCGCCGACGAGGAGATTCCGGTGCTCCCGCGGGGCGGCGGGACGAGCCTCGCCGGACAGACGGTCAACGAGGCCGTCGTCCTCGATTTCACGCGCCATATGGACGCCGTCCGCGACGTCGACCCCGACGCCCGCGAGGCGCGCGTGCAGGCCGGGACGGTACTGGCGACGCTCAACGACCGCGCGGCCGAGCACGGGCTGACGTTCGGCCCCGATCCCGCGGCGGGAAACCGGAGCGCCATCGGCGGAGCGATCGGGAACAACTCTACCGGCGCGCACTCGCTCGTCTACGAGAAGACCGACCACTACGTCGAGGAGGCCGAGGTCGTCCTCGCGGACGGCACCGTCACGACGTTCGGCGAGGTCGCGGTCGAGGAACTCCGCGAACGCGCCAACCCCGACGGCGACGCCGAGGAGCGCGTCGCGGCGGGCGTCGTCGCCGTCCTCGACGAGCACACAGAGGAGATCCACGAGCGCTTCCCGGAAATGAAGCGCAACGTCTCGGGCTACAACCTCGATCGCCTCGTCGCAGAGGCCGAAGGCCGGCGCGGCGAAGAAGGCGTCGTCAACCTCGCGCGACTGCTCGCGGGATCCGAGGGAACGCTGGCGGTCGTGACGGAAGCGACGGTCTCGCTGGAACCGCTCCCGGAGACGAAGTCGGTCGCGCTCTTGACGTACGACAGCGTCGTCGAGACCGTCAGCGACGTCGTCCACGTGCTCGAACACGAGCCCGCGGCGGTCGAACTCATCGACGACGTGTTGATCGAGTTGGCGTCCAACACGACGGAGTTCGCAGATGTTGTCGCGAAGCTTCCGGAGCGGACCGAGGCCGCGTTGCTCGTCGAATTTTACGCCGAGAGCGACGAGGACGGCCGCGAGAAGGTCCGCGAGCTCCTCGCCGACCGCGTGCCCGGCCGCGCAGACGGTGACCGCGCTAACGGCGACGATGGTGACAGTGGCCTAGCGGCCGACACCGACGACGATTCGGACGCCGTGGCCGACGAAACCGAACACTACGCGTTCGACGCGCTCGAAGCCCACGACAAGGCGGACCGAAAGGAGCTCTGGAAACTCCGGAAATCGGGGCTCCCGATCCTGCTCGGTCGCACCAGCGACGCGAAGCACATCAGCTTCCTCGAAGACTGTGCGGTCCCGCCGGAACACCTGCCCAGATTCGTCACGGAGTTCCAGTCGGTGCTCGAAGAGCACGACACCTTCGCGTCGTTCTACGCGCACGCCGGGCCGGGCGTCCTGCACGTCCGCCCGCTCATCAACACCAAATCGCAGACGGACCTCGACGCGATGGAGGCCATCGGCGACGCCGTGACTGACCTCGTCGTCGAACTCGGCGGATCCGTCTCGGGCGAGCACGGCGACGGGCGCGCGCGAACCCAGTGGAACCGGAAGCTCTACGGCGACGACCTCTGGTTCGCGTTCCAAGATCTCAAGACCGCGTTCGACCCCGACTGGCTCCTGAACCCGGGGCAGGTCTGCGGCGACGTCGCGCTGACCGAGAACCTCCGGTTCGACCCCGAGTACGAGTTCGAAGCCGGGTTCGACTCGGCGCTGAACTGGGAGAACGAGAACGGGATGCAGGGGATGGTCGAGCTCTGTCACGGCTGCGGCGGCTGTCGCACCCAACAGACCGAGGGCGGCGTGATGTGCCCGACGTTCCGGGCGGCCGACGAGGAGATCACCGCGACGCGCGGCCGGGCGAATATGCTCCGGCAGGCGATGAGCGGCGACCTCCCCGACGATCCGACCGACGAGACGTTCGTGACCGAGGTGATGGACCTCTGCATCGGCTGTAAGGGCTGTGCAAACGACTGTCCAAGCGAGGTCGACCTCGCGAAGCTGAAAGCCGAAGTCACCCACGCCCACCACGAGGAGCACGGCTCCTCGCTCCGATCGAAGCTGTTCGCGAACGTCGACACACTGGCGAAGATGGGCAGCGCGTTCGCGCCCGTCTCGAACTGGGCCGCGAGGGTGCCGGGTGCCCGAACAGTGCTCGAAAAGACGATCGGTATCGCGAGTGACCGCACGCTCCCGACGTTCGAGCGCGAGACGCTGCAGGACTGGTTCGAGGCCCGCGGTGGGTGCCGCGTCGCCCCCACCGACGCCGAACGCCAAGCCGTCCTGCTGCCCGACACCTACACCAACTACAGCCACCCCGCCGTCGGGAAGGCGGCCGTGGAGGTGCTCGAAGCCGCGGGGGTCTACGTCGAAGTCGCCGACGTGACCGACAGCGGTCGGCCTGCGTTCTCGAAGGGCTTTCTCGACGTCGCTCGCGAGAGCGCCGCGGAGACCGTCGAGGCGCTCGCACCCCAGATCGAGCAGGGTTGGGACGTCGTCGTCGCCGAACCCTCTGATGCGGTGATGCTGCAGTCCGATTACGGCGACCTCCTCTCGGGTCCCGATGTCGAGACCGTCCAAGCGAACAGTTACGGCGTCTGCGAGTATCTCGACGTGTTCCGCCTCGACGAGGCGATCGACTTCGACGCTCCGGACCGATCGCTCGCGTACCACGGCCACTGTCACCAGAAGGCGACGAAGAAGGACCACCACGCGGTCGGCGTGCTCCGCCGCGCCGGCTACGCGGTCGACCCGCTCGACTCGGGGTGCTGTGGGATGGCCGGCAGTTTCGGCTACGAGGCCGAGCACCGCGCGATGAGTCAGGCCATCGGCGACACGCTCAAGGGGCAAGTCGACGCCAGCGAAGCGGAGTCGGTCGTCGCCCCCGGCGCGTCCTGCCGCACGCAACTGAACGACCTCGGCGCGGCGATCGATCAGTCGCTGTTGCCCGAGCGCGACGTAGAGCGCGAAGGCCCGCCGACGCCGATCGAGGCGCTCGCGGCGGGACTGGCGAACCGGTAA
- a CDS encoding DUF3179 domain-containing (seleno)protein: MTQTEQTDTERLRWLTEQLLVRDVDVHATAIDALAEEGDERVVPHLVELLVIGSIANDWERFGFPAALRSHDPPRYLELPEVRWPGVRDALAALAEPDFDSDHAWVEWESWYSQQEIEPLDGFDEWKLRLFRSYLPPVGGLLDCEPREFDLQEIRWGNCDRSFLAALNGPRFVPGEAIDASAGSDQASDEAFDKNDETERSSDEGDAPERYLEDDHVVFGFEIEGTAYAVPRWVLFPHELLNAELQGVPVSLTYCTLCNAPILYDRRLPTVGDEDGDDANGSVGGVADGSADTVADVRTFGSTGMLASGNKVMYDEETETLWDQHSGTPIGGPELESDPDLFLDQFAVTQTEWGEWKAEYPDTLALNVDTGYGYDYSYYDGNVDFFEHYWNREEIVQPGVRRAEDGPLPEKASVYGVVDDDPAGVWVVSIDDLRERDVPLLEGVVAGRKVVVTLDATDDVAVYEAPSTTVERVDDEDGIALVDADGTRWTLTRNELRSDDGRIRTRIPGRHGLWFAFRTHYETAYVIE; this comes from the coding sequence GTGACACAGACTGAGCAAACGGATACGGAGCGACTTCGGTGGCTGACAGAGCAGTTGCTCGTTCGCGACGTCGACGTCCACGCGACGGCGATCGACGCGCTGGCCGAGGAGGGCGACGAACGCGTCGTGCCGCATCTCGTCGAACTGCTGGTGATCGGCAGCATCGCGAACGACTGGGAGCGGTTCGGCTTCCCCGCGGCGCTTCGGAGCCACGATCCGCCGCGGTATCTCGAACTCCCGGAAGTCCGCTGGCCGGGCGTTCGAGACGCGCTCGCGGCCCTCGCGGAACCGGACTTCGACTCCGATCACGCGTGGGTCGAGTGGGAGTCGTGGTACTCCCAGCAGGAGATCGAACCGCTCGACGGGTTCGACGAGTGGAAGCTCCGGCTGTTCCGCTCGTATCTCCCGCCGGTCGGCGGCCTGCTCGACTGCGAGCCGCGCGAGTTCGACCTGCAGGAGATCCGCTGGGGCAACTGCGACCGCTCGTTCCTCGCGGCGCTGAACGGACCGCGGTTCGTCCCGGGCGAGGCGATCGACGCGAGCGCCGGGTCTGACCAAGCGAGCGATGAGGCGTTCGACAAGAACGACGAGACGGAACGTTCAAGCGACGAGGGCGATGCTCCCGAGCGGTACCTCGAAGACGACCACGTCGTCTTCGGATTCGAGATCGAGGGAACCGCCTACGCCGTTCCGCGCTGGGTGCTGTTCCCGCACGAACTGCTGAACGCCGAACTGCAGGGCGTCCCGGTGAGTTTGACCTACTGCACGCTCTGTAACGCGCCGATCCTCTACGACCGGCGGCTTCCGACGGTCGGAGACGAGGATGGCGACGACGCCAACGGCAGTGTGGGTGGCGTCGCCGACGGCAGCGCAGACACCGTCGCCGACGTCCGAACCTTCGGCAGCACCGGAATGCTCGCCTCGGGCAACAAGGTGATGTACGACGAGGAGACGGAGACGCTGTGGGACCAACACAGCGGCACGCCGATCGGCGGTCCCGAACTCGAATCCGATCCCGACCTGTTCCTCGATCAGTTCGCGGTCACCCAGACGGAGTGGGGAGAGTGGAAGGCCGAATACCCCGACACGCTCGCGCTGAACGTCGACACCGGCTACGGCTACGACTACTCGTACTACGACGGCAACGTCGACTTCTTCGAGCACTACTGGAACCGCGAGGAGATCGTCCAACCCGGCGTGCGACGCGCCGAGGATGGGCCGCTCCCCGAGAAGGCGTCGGTCTACGGCGTCGTCGACGACGACCCCGCCGGGGTCTGGGTCGTCTCGATCGACGACCTCCGCGAGCGCGACGTGCCGCTTCTCGAAGGCGTGGTTGCCGGCCGAAAGGTGGTCGTGACGCTCGATGCGACCGACGATGTCGCCGTCTACGAGGCCCCGTCGACGACGGTCGAACGAGTCGACGACGAGGACGGGATCGCGCTCGTCGACGCCGACGGCACGCGGTGGACGCTCACCCGGAACGAACTCCGCTCCGATGACGGCCGGATCCGTACTCGGATCCCCGGCCGACACGGTCTCTGGTTCGCGTTCCGCACCCACTACGAGACGGCATACGTCATCGAGTGA
- a CDS encoding ABC transporter permease, producing MTIALREFSSLRTEKTILLALALQLFIAAFSSFLVVGLVSLYDPGQVDGYEVDVAVAGDASEELIRASREVRGVDAQFYRSEETAMRAFHEYEATGIDAVVVAETRDERVFVRAVAPDSNVQTTIVVVQLRDVVRSLERQERADRATYLDAQPLALPPEASSSPYFGFTYTVLLPLLLFLPVFISGSVAVDSISEEIERGTLELLRVAPLSLTDVVDGKLLTAAGLAPIQAALWIGLLELNGTSVANVPALLALVAALALLICGLGAALALLSPERRAAQFLYSVGVLLVFGGTALLPNGPITAAARLAIDSAGRADYAAVVAVVVGAVVVYGVLRRLVDGLDADELS from the coding sequence CTGACGATCGCGCTTCGGGAGTTCAGCAGCCTTCGAACGGAGAAGACGATCCTGCTGGCGCTCGCCCTCCAGCTATTCATCGCCGCCTTCTCGTCGTTCCTCGTCGTCGGCCTCGTCTCCCTGTACGACCCGGGACAGGTCGACGGCTACGAGGTCGACGTCGCCGTGGCGGGCGACGCCTCCGAGGAACTGATCCGCGCCTCGCGGGAGGTCCGCGGCGTCGACGCGCAGTTCTACCGCTCCGAGGAGACGGCGATGCGCGCGTTCCACGAGTACGAGGCGACCGGGATCGACGCAGTGGTGGTCGCAGAGACGCGCGACGAGCGGGTGTTCGTCCGGGCGGTCGCGCCCGACTCGAACGTCCAGACGACGATCGTCGTGGTCCAACTGCGAGACGTGGTGCGCTCTCTCGAACGGCAAGAGCGAGCCGATCGCGCCACATATCTCGACGCACAGCCGCTGGCACTGCCGCCGGAGGCCTCCTCGAGCCCGTACTTCGGATTCACGTACACGGTGTTGCTCCCGCTGCTGCTCTTCTTACCTGTCTTCATCTCGGGTTCCGTCGCGGTCGATTCGATCTCCGAGGAGATCGAGCGCGGGACGCTCGAACTGCTCCGCGTCGCGCCGCTCTCGCTGACGGACGTCGTCGACGGGAAGCTCCTGACCGCCGCGGGTCTCGCGCCGATTCAAGCGGCGCTGTGGATCGGGCTGCTCGAACTCAACGGGACGAGCGTCGCGAACGTCCCGGCGCTGCTCGCGCTGGTCGCCGCGCTCGCCCTCCTGATCTGCGGATTGGGCGCGGCGCTGGCGCTTCTCTCTCCCGAACGACGCGCGGCGCAGTTCCTCTATTCGGTCGGGGTGCTGTTGGTCTTCGGGGGGACGGCGCTGCTTCCGAACGGGCCGATCACCGCCGCCGCCCGGCTGGCGATCGACAGCGCCGGACGCGCCGACTACGCCGCCGTCGTCGCGGTCGTCGTCGGTGCCGTCGTCGTCTACGGGGTGCTTCGTCGCCTCGTCGACGGGCTCGACGCCGACGAGCTCTCCTAG
- a CDS encoding ABC transporter ATP-binding protein → MIRVEGLRKTYGDFPAVVGSDFAVERGEIFGIVGPNGAGKTTTLKMLAGLVEPSAGVAEVADRDAGDPAMRRNLGFLPEESPLYEDMTPRSYLRFFADLYDVPRADATERTERTLDRLELAHRERRLGDMSKGMKRKVAIARSLVNDPDLLIYDEPASGLDPLTTNYVLEFTRELADRGKTVIFSAHNLYHVESICDRIVIMNRGEIIARGTVPEIREAHGETTYHVFTDVAVDGAEPDERAHGIDGAGRAPVAESTSMAERYRSVVPTMDAVDDVRTRAEAAGGDVVDIRTREQSLEDIFLDLARETPPAAARGEGREPAEGSDTIDDEAVDDEAIDDEAVDEERETPEPIADGSDRQ, encoded by the coding sequence ATGATACGCGTCGAGGGACTCCGAAAGACGTACGGTGACTTCCCCGCGGTCGTCGGTAGCGACTTCGCCGTCGAGCGCGGCGAGATCTTCGGCATCGTCGGTCCGAACGGCGCGGGCAAGACGACGACGCTCAAGATGCTCGCCGGGCTCGTCGAACCGAGCGCGGGGGTCGCCGAGGTCGCGGATCGCGACGCCGGTGACCCGGCGATGCGGCGAAACCTCGGCTTCCTGCCGGAGGAGTCGCCGCTGTACGAGGACATGACGCCGCGGTCGTACTTACGGTTCTTCGCCGACCTGTACGACGTCCCGCGGGCCGACGCGACCGAACGGACGGAGCGGACGCTTGACCGACTCGAGTTAGCGCACAGGGAACGACGCCTCGGCGATATGTCGAAGGGGATGAAGCGGAAAGTCGCCATCGCTCGCTCGCTCGTCAACGACCCGGATCTGCTGATCTACGACGAGCCGGCGTCGGGACTGGATCCGCTCACGACGAACTACGTGCTGGAGTTCACCCGCGAACTGGCCGATCGAGGGAAAACCGTCATTTTCAGCGCGCACAACCTCTATCACGTCGAGAGTATCTGCGATCGAATCGTGATTATGAACCGCGGCGAGATCATCGCCCGCGGGACCGTCCCCGAGATCCGCGAGGCGCACGGCGAGACCACCTACCACGTCTTCACGGACGTCGCTGTCGACGGCGCTGAACCGGACGAGCGCGCCCACGGCATCGACGGGGCCGGGCGCGCGCCGGTGGCCGAGAGTACGTCGATGGCAGAGCGCTACCGGAGCGTCGTGCCGACGATGGACGCCGTCGACGACGTCCGGACGCGCGCTGAGGCGGCCGGCGGCGACGTCGTCGACATCCGGACGCGCGAACAGAGCCTCGAAGACATCTTCCTCGATCTCGCCCGCGAGACCCCGCCCGCGGCGGCCCGCGGCGAGGGACGGGAACCGGCGGAAGGCTCGGACACGATCGACGACGAAGCGGTCGACGACGAAGCGATCGACGACGAAGCGGTCGACGAGGAGCGGGAGACGCCCGAACCGATCGCAGACGGGAGCGACCGGCAGTGA